In Rhodothermales bacterium, a single window of DNA contains:
- a CDS encoding putative LPS assembly protein LptD has product MHRRTCGGAPLSRCLAFIVFLTLSSVRLHAQSVDGNELSEPVVFSAADSLVIVLGSDARTATLFGEAEVSYEEARLNAFAINLFFDKDRLRASGRQDTTGWIGRPTFTQGSEAFTGDSLFFDMVSRRGRVVGAQTAIEEGFIRAASVTAGEDSTLYVRDGAYTTCACVEDPSYSLRSDKMKLINRKWIYTGPIQLYLYNIPTPLWLPFGFLPAQDTRRSGPLPPTYGEDQFGFYLRDFGWYFAMNDYMDLQLQAGFWTQGSWESRVLYRYNKRYGFDGQTRIDYARFRSGVRGDPAFSIRQTGSFRWTHNQTIGQSANMNAGVNLSSSTYLRAVSQQYDDRIRQDIQSTLRFSKRWTGQNLSVQLDQRQQLATGQVSMTLPSFRFSQSSFKPFSTDGRAPGQQEGIRDKLTMSYSFNVDNRFSFSPKASFPDDPGAEDITWWDALRSPEDYRRATNGTDPFSFQASHRIPVSAPFSVRRIPGLGAVNLNLSPAVNYTEDWFIRTETRSLAPDSSGVQSESEAEFFALRQYNTSLSGSTVFYGLFPVSAFGFDGLRHTLRPNVGFTFRPDFYAERFGYTRTYTDADGESVTYAAVPGVGRGKQQALTFSLNNTFETRRSDPDAPADGRLQTLKLLDLSASTSYNFAADSLKFNDVRLTARTRLLGKVDVDARSTFSAYDVDPSGRTINAQAFSLRTPFGRLTSADITMRTSLRSRRGSGDRPLTAPRGSMVPGTGQMTGQILQNTMTSPQTDFSIPWSLSLDLSWGMVNTGVQTIRRATVNSSFDLSLTPNWKVTGRTGYDFERQELVTSNLALARDFDCWQMSFNWIPFGNYQSWGFDLHVKSGHLRDLLRIRQPKSDVRDRFGSLL; this is encoded by the coding sequence GTGCACCGTAGGACCTGCGGTGGCGCACCCCTCTCCCGGTGCCTCGCCTTCATCGTTTTTCTGACCCTTTCTTCCGTTCGTCTCCACGCGCAGTCCGTCGACGGGAATGAACTGTCCGAACCGGTCGTGTTCTCTGCGGCGGACTCCCTGGTCATTGTCCTGGGAAGCGACGCCAGGACCGCCACCCTGTTCGGCGAGGCCGAGGTTTCCTATGAGGAAGCCCGACTCAATGCTTTTGCCATCAACCTGTTTTTCGACAAGGACCGGCTGCGGGCCAGTGGCAGACAGGACACGACCGGTTGGATTGGCCGGCCGACCTTTACACAGGGTTCGGAAGCATTCACCGGGGACTCCCTTTTTTTCGATATGGTCAGTCGCCGCGGACGCGTGGTCGGAGCGCAGACCGCCATCGAGGAAGGGTTCATACGTGCCGCATCGGTAACCGCCGGGGAAGACAGTACGCTCTACGTCCGGGACGGGGCCTATACCACCTGTGCCTGCGTGGAGGATCCGTCCTACTCCTTGCGGTCGGACAAGATGAAGCTCATCAATCGGAAGTGGATCTACACGGGGCCCATCCAACTGTACCTCTACAACATCCCTACCCCGCTCTGGCTGCCCTTCGGTTTCCTGCCCGCCCAGGACACCCGCCGTTCAGGCCCCCTTCCTCCTACGTACGGGGAAGACCAATTCGGATTCTACCTGCGTGATTTCGGATGGTACTTTGCGATGAATGACTACATGGACCTCCAACTCCAGGCCGGATTCTGGACGCAGGGCAGTTGGGAATCGCGTGTCCTGTACCGCTACAACAAACGATATGGCTTCGATGGTCAAACCCGGATTGATTACGCGCGCTTCCGGAGCGGCGTGAGAGGCGACCCTGCGTTCTCCATCCGACAGACCGGCTCGTTTCGCTGGACGCACAACCAGACCATCGGCCAGTCCGCAAATATGAATGCCGGCGTGAACTTGTCGTCATCCACGTACCTGCGCGCGGTATCGCAGCAATATGATGACCGGATCCGGCAGGATATCCAGTCGACCCTCCGTTTTTCAAAACGATGGACCGGCCAGAACCTGTCCGTGCAACTGGATCAACGCCAGCAACTCGCGACCGGGCAGGTATCCATGACGCTTCCTTCGTTCCGTTTCTCACAGAGCAGCTTCAAACCGTTCAGCACGGATGGACGCGCGCCGGGCCAACAGGAAGGCATACGGGACAAGCTTACCATGAGCTATTCCTTCAATGTGGACAATCGGTTCAGTTTCTCACCGAAAGCGTCATTCCCGGATGACCCGGGCGCGGAAGATATCACATGGTGGGATGCCCTCCGATCTCCCGAAGACTATCGGCGGGCGACCAATGGAACGGATCCATTTTCTTTCCAGGCCAGCCACCGGATTCCCGTTTCCGCCCCCTTTTCCGTGCGGCGAATACCGGGATTGGGTGCCGTCAATCTGAACCTGTCGCCGGCGGTCAACTATACGGAAGACTGGTTCATCCGCACCGAAACCCGATCGCTCGCGCCGGATTCCTCGGGTGTGCAGTCGGAGTCCGAAGCGGAGTTCTTTGCGCTGAGACAATACAATACGTCCCTTTCCGGGAGCACCGTGTTCTACGGTCTCTTCCCAGTGTCGGCCTTCGGGTTCGACGGGCTTCGCCACACCCTGCGACCGAATGTGGGATTCACGTTCCGCCCGGATTTTTATGCCGAACGATTCGGGTACACCCGGACCTATACCGATGCAGACGGTGAATCGGTTACCTATGCCGCTGTTCCAGGTGTGGGACGTGGCAAGCAGCAGGCCCTCACGTTTTCCTTGAACAACACCTTCGAAACCCGTCGCAGCGATCCCGACGCTCCGGCGGACGGGCGACTTCAGACCCTGAAGTTGTTGGACCTGTCAGCCTCCACCAGCTACAATTTTGCTGCCGATTCGCTCAAATTCAATGATGTGCGTCTTACGGCCCGGACCCGGCTTCTCGGCAAAGTGGATGTGGATGCCCGCAGCACGTTCTCGGCCTATGATGTGGATCCGTCCGGACGGACCATCAATGCGCAGGCCTTCTCCCTGAGGACACCCTTTGGCCGCCTGACATCCGCCGACATCACCATGCGCACGTCGCTACGGAGTCGGCGGGGTTCCGGGGACCGGCCACTGACGGCGCCACGCGGAAGCATGGTTCCAGGTACTGGACAGATGACCGGACAGATCCTGCAGAACACCATGACGTCGCCGCAGACGGATTTTTCCATTCCTTGGTCCTTGAGTCTGGACCTGTCCTGGGGAATGGTGAATACAGGCGTCCAGACCATCCGGCGGGCGACCGTGAACAGCTCCTTCGATCTCAGCCTGACACCCAATTGGAAAGTTACCGGGCGAACCGGTTACGACTTCGAACGTCAGGAGCTGGTGACTTCCAACTTGGCACTGGCTCGGGATTTCGACTGCTGGCAGATGTCGTTCAACTGGATTCCGTTCGGGAATTATCAGTCCTGGGGATTCGATCTGCACGTCAAGAGCGGCCACTTGCGCGATCTTCTCCGTATCCGGCAACCCAAGTCGGACGTTCGCGATCGATTCGGATCCTTGTTGTAA
- a CDS encoding BON domain-containing protein: MELTVQSLDREIATALLRLFEDQLALAGVDNLLFKVQDRVVTIAGSVPTEADIRSILQLASDVPDVLSVISELEVKP; the protein is encoded by the coding sequence ATGGAATTGACGGTGCAGTCGCTGGACCGGGAAATCGCCACGGCGTTGCTCCGGCTCTTCGAGGACCAACTCGCATTGGCCGGGGTCGACAATCTGCTGTTCAAGGTGCAGGACCGGGTCGTAACGATTGCCGGCAGCGTACCGACGGAGGCGGACATCCGGTCCATCCTGCAACTGGCCTCGGACGTTCCGGACGTCCTGTCAGTCATCAGCGAGCTTGAGGTCAAGCCTTAG
- a CDS encoding ABC transporter ATP-binding protein has product MRRTFGGLVAVDGLTLDIPPGSFFSLLGPSGCGKSTTLRMVAGFEPLDSGRILLDGTDISGLSARKRPTAMVFQNYALFPHMTVGRNVGYGLSVRRVAKSEIRKRVQDALERVDMVEYQDSPVTSLSGGQQQRVALARAVAVEPKVILFDEPLSNLDVALRHQTRRELKALQHRIGLTSIYVTHDQEEAMALSDRIAVMRAGRIVEWGKPEDLYREPQSAFVASFLGGANVLTDARSIKDLVGIDRPGPDKALVVRAEDLVPSPDGVPVRVESRQFLGFVTELVVRSGEELLRALIPGAYNPSSDDMRLSVRHFRFVDNDF; this is encoded by the coding sequence GTGCGTCGCACGTTCGGCGGACTCGTTGCCGTGGATGGACTCACGCTGGACATCCCACCAGGCTCCTTTTTTTCCTTGCTCGGTCCAAGCGGTTGCGGGAAGTCAACGACCCTCCGCATGGTTGCGGGGTTCGAACCGCTCGATTCCGGTCGCATCCTTCTGGATGGGACGGATATCTCGGGACTCTCCGCGCGGAAGCGGCCCACGGCCATGGTATTCCAGAACTACGCGCTGTTTCCGCACATGACAGTCGGTCGCAATGTGGGATACGGCCTGTCGGTACGCCGCGTAGCGAAGTCGGAAATCCGGAAACGAGTCCAGGATGCGCTTGAGCGTGTGGACATGGTGGAATACCAGGATTCGCCCGTAACGTCCCTTTCCGGCGGACAGCAGCAACGTGTCGCATTGGCGCGGGCCGTAGCCGTGGAACCCAAGGTTATCCTGTTTGACGAGCCCTTGTCCAACCTGGACGTGGCCTTGCGGCACCAGACCAGGCGCGAGTTGAAAGCGTTGCAGCACCGCATTGGACTGACGAGCATTTACGTGACCCACGACCAGGAGGAGGCCATGGCTCTCAGCGACCGTATAGCGGTCATGCGGGCGGGGCGGATTGTGGAGTGGGGCAAGCCCGAGGACCTTTACAGGGAACCGCAGAGTGCGTTCGTGGCCTCTTTCCTCGGTGGCGCCAACGTTCTGACCGACGCGCGAAGTATAAAGGACCTGGTTGGAATCGATCGCCCCGGGCCGGACAAGGCCCTTGTGGTCCGCGCGGAAGACCTGGTTCCCTCCCCGGACGGCGTGCCGGTGCGTGTGGAAAGTCGGCAATTCCTGGGCTTCGTAACGGAGCTCGTGGTACGATCAGGGGAGGAGTTGCTGCGCGCACTTATTCCGGGTGCCTACAACCCGTCGTCGGATGACATGCGCCTTTCCGTTCGTCACTTCCGCTTCGTGGACAACGACTTCTAG
- the sucC gene encoding ADP-forming succinate--CoA ligase subunit beta, producing MKVHEYQAKDLLASYGVAVQPGIVAASVDEAVAAARKMNAETGTDLFVVKAQIHAGGRGKGGGVKLARGIDEVREKAAAILGMQLVTHQTGPEGQKVRRVLIADAVDIDKEFYLGITLDRQANMPVIMASTEGGVEIETVAEETPEKILKEWVDPLIGLQGFQARKIAFGLGLEGQAFKSAVKFIMALYRAYHEADCTLAEINPLTLTKQGDVLAIDAKMDLDDNAMFRHKDYAELRDVDEEDPLEVEAGKHNLNYIKLDGNVGCMVNGAGLAMGTMDIIKLAGGDPANFLDVGGTASPETVEAGFRIILSDPNVKVLLVNIFGGIVRCDRVAKGIVQAARNVDITIPLIVRLQGTNAEEAKVILDESGLAVRTAIQFQEAADKVNQALS from the coding sequence ATGAAAGTCCACGAGTACCAGGCGAAAGATCTTCTTGCATCGTATGGCGTAGCCGTCCAACCCGGAATTGTAGCTGCTTCGGTAGACGAGGCTGTAGCAGCCGCCCGGAAAATGAACGCCGAAACAGGTACGGACCTGTTCGTCGTGAAGGCCCAGATCCATGCCGGAGGCCGGGGAAAGGGCGGAGGCGTCAAATTGGCGCGTGGTATTGATGAGGTCCGGGAGAAGGCGGCCGCCATTCTGGGTATGCAGCTGGTGACGCACCAGACCGGTCCGGAAGGTCAGAAGGTCCGTCGGGTGCTGATCGCCGATGCCGTGGATATCGACAAGGAATTCTACCTCGGCATCACGCTGGACAGGCAGGCGAATATGCCGGTCATCATGGCGTCCACCGAAGGCGGTGTGGAAATCGAAACGGTCGCTGAGGAAACGCCTGAAAAGATCCTGAAGGAATGGGTAGACCCGTTGATTGGTCTGCAGGGTTTCCAGGCGCGGAAAATTGCCTTCGGACTCGGTTTGGAAGGGCAGGCGTTCAAGTCGGCCGTCAAGTTCATCATGGCCCTGTATCGGGCGTATCACGAAGCTGATTGTACGCTGGCTGAAATCAATCCACTCACGCTGACCAAGCAGGGCGACGTGCTGGCCATCGATGCCAAAATGGATCTGGATGACAATGCGATGTTCCGCCACAAGGATTACGCGGAATTGCGGGATGTCGACGAAGAAGATCCGCTCGAGGTGGAAGCCGGAAAGCACAACCTGAACTACATCAAGTTGGATGGCAATGTCGGATGCATGGTGAATGGTGCCGGACTGGCCATGGGTACCATGGACATCATCAAGTTGGCAGGCGGGGATCCGGCCAATTTTCTCGATGTCGGAGGAACGGCAAGTCCGGAGACCGTGGAAGCCGGCTTCCGGATCATCCTTTCGGATCCGAACGTGAAGGTGCTCCTCGTGAATATTTTCGGCGGCATTGTACGCTGTGACCGTGTTGCCAAGGGAATTGTCCAGGCGGCCCGGAATGTGGACATCACCATCCCGTTGATCGTTCGTCTGCAGGGTACCAATGCAGAGGAAGCCAAGGTCATCCTGGATGAGAGTGGACTCGCCGTGCGTACGGCCATCCAGTTCCAGGAAGCCGCCGACAAGGTGAACCAGGCGCTGTCCTGA
- a CDS encoding LptF/LptG family permease → MSIYDRHIIARLLKGYFALVGGLILFFIVLHYVEYVDDFLDRGATMKDVFLVYYPNYVPEIVRLISPLALYLAAVFLTGRLAQHLEISSLQTSGVRLGRLMLPYLAVGMVLTIVLFWMGGWVVPTTNTVRLAFEQEYTKSGARRLEYANIHRQNEPGSMLSVNFYEPTSQTATSVTLEQFSDRQRLVSRIDAPRMSWVDSLGVWRLYDPTVRTFDPSGTETRVNHALLDTLLSLQPRDLARTQGDVDAMTLPEAHAYIETLKRTGANRVGQPQVAYFSRYSYPLAHIILLLLAVPMASVRRRGGQAVQIGLGLFIAFSYLAVMKLTEPFGYSEMIPPIAAAWLPHVLFLAASLILLARTRT, encoded by the coding sequence ATGTCCATATACGATCGGCACATCATTGCGCGGCTGCTGAAGGGGTATTTCGCCTTGGTCGGGGGACTCATCCTGTTTTTCATTGTGCTCCATTACGTGGAATACGTGGACGATTTCCTGGATCGCGGCGCCACCATGAAAGATGTTTTCCTGGTCTACTATCCGAATTATGTCCCCGAAATCGTCCGGCTCATAAGCCCGCTGGCCCTCTATCTGGCCGCCGTTTTCCTTACGGGGCGGCTCGCCCAACACCTGGAAATATCCTCGCTTCAAACATCGGGTGTCCGGCTGGGACGCCTCATGCTGCCCTATCTCGCGGTCGGAATGGTGCTTACGATTGTCCTGTTCTGGATGGGCGGCTGGGTGGTTCCGACGACCAATACGGTGCGCTTGGCCTTCGAACAGGAGTACACCAAGTCCGGTGCCCGCAGACTGGAATATGCGAATATCCATCGGCAGAACGAGCCAGGCAGCATGCTCAGTGTGAACTTCTACGAGCCGACGTCACAAACGGCCACGTCTGTGACACTCGAACAATTCAGTGATCGTCAGCGTCTGGTATCGCGCATTGATGCCCCCCGGATGAGCTGGGTGGATTCCCTTGGCGTGTGGCGCCTGTACGATCCGACCGTACGGACGTTCGATCCCTCGGGCACGGAAACAAGGGTAAACCATGCGCTGCTCGATACCCTCCTTTCACTTCAGCCCAGGGATCTGGCGCGTACCCAGGGTGACGTGGATGCCATGACCCTGCCTGAGGCGCACGCGTACATCGAAACATTGAAGCGAACCGGTGCCAACCGGGTAGGACAGCCGCAGGTGGCCTATTTCAGCCGATATTCCTATCCGCTCGCGCATATCATCCTACTTCTGCTCGCCGTCCCGATGGCATCGGTGCGACGCCGCGGCGGCCAGGCGGTCCAGATCGGTCTCGGACTGTTCATTGCCTTTTCCTACCTGGCCGTCATGAAGTTGACGGAACCCTTCGGGTATTCGGAAATGATCCCTCCGATTGCGGCAGCCTGGCTGCCTCACGTCCTGTTCCTGGCCGCCTCCTTGATCCTCCTGGCCCGGACACGCACCTGA
- a CDS encoding DUF3467 domain-containing protein, with translation MTDNKKEPKKAGNQLNIELSEEVAEGIYSNLVMLAHSSEEFILDFIRVMPGVPKARVKSRIIVTPQHAKRLLHALAENIDRYERSHGEIDESQASNPAVHFGVPGGEA, from the coding sequence ATGACCGACAACAAGAAGGAGCCGAAGAAGGCTGGAAACCAGCTGAATATTGAATTGAGCGAAGAAGTGGCCGAGGGGATCTATTCGAACCTGGTCATGCTGGCGCATTCGTCCGAGGAGTTCATCCTGGACTTCATCCGAGTCATGCCGGGCGTACCGAAAGCCCGTGTGAAGAGTCGCATTATCGTTACACCACAGCACGCCAAGCGGTTGTTGCACGCCTTGGCGGAGAATATTGATCGCTATGAACGGTCACATGGCGAAATTGACGAATCACAGGCGTCGAATCCGGCCGTTCACTTCGGGGTACCGGGTGGCGAGGCCTGA
- a CDS encoding pyridoxal-phosphate dependent enzyme: protein MWHDSILETIGNTPLIRLNRVAKDVPCTVLAKVEYFNPGLSVKDRIGIAMIEAAERSGKLKPGGTIVEGTSGNTGTGIALAAISRGYRCVFTTTDKQSQEKVDVLRALGAEVLVCPTNVAPEDPRSYYSVARRLAEETPNAVYLNQYDNAANAEAHYRTTGPEIWDQTDGRITHFIATAGTGGTISGTGRYLKEQDPNIKVIGVDTYGSVYFKYFHTREFDESEIYPYVTEGAGEDILAGNMDFDIVDAYTRGTDKENMLMTRRLAREEGLFVGQTGGLVVVGALNWLKEQAGTLSPDDVVVVLMPDSGFRYLSKTYNDAWMRNNGFLDSPAEIRAGSLRSDRSLVSVSPEDTLGVAIDRMVEHGISQIPVLNGEDVVGSMTESVVLNRLVKDPQARNHPVRENMGAPLPVVEPDLPLEGLTRLLSEAPGAVMLRTGDSFQIITKSDLIEALSKQSTP from the coding sequence ATGTGGCACGACAGTATTCTTGAGACCATCGGAAATACCCCGCTCATTCGATTGAATCGGGTCGCCAAGGACGTGCCGTGCACGGTCCTGGCCAAGGTCGAATATTTCAATCCGGGACTCTCGGTCAAGGACCGGATAGGCATTGCCATGATAGAGGCAGCCGAGCGCTCCGGAAAACTCAAACCGGGCGGGACCATCGTGGAAGGAACCAGCGGAAATACCGGAACAGGCATAGCTCTGGCTGCCATTTCCCGTGGCTATCGGTGTGTGTTCACGACCACGGACAAGCAGAGCCAGGAAAAGGTGGATGTGCTTCGCGCCCTGGGTGCGGAGGTCCTGGTCTGTCCCACCAATGTGGCGCCGGAGGATCCCCGTTCCTATTACAGCGTGGCCCGGCGCCTGGCTGAGGAGACGCCCAACGCCGTCTATCTGAACCAATACGACAATGCCGCCAATGCCGAGGCACATTATCGGACGACGGGCCCTGAAATCTGGGATCAGACCGATGGCAGGATTACCCACTTCATTGCCACGGCCGGAACCGGCGGTACCATTTCCGGGACCGGTCGCTATCTGAAAGAGCAGGACCCGAACATCAAAGTCATTGGTGTCGACACCTATGGATCGGTTTACTTCAAGTACTTCCACACCCGGGAGTTCGACGAATCCGAGATCTATCCCTATGTGACCGAGGGCGCCGGAGAAGATATCCTGGCCGGCAACATGGACTTCGATATTGTCGATGCGTACACCCGCGGTACCGACAAGGAGAACATGCTCATGACGCGTCGATTGGCCCGGGAAGAAGGGCTGTTCGTAGGGCAGACAGGCGGACTGGTCGTGGTCGGTGCCTTGAATTGGCTGAAGGAACAGGCCGGCACGCTTTCGCCGGATGATGTGGTCGTGGTGCTCATGCCGGACTCCGGATTCCGTTACCTGTCCAAGACGTACAACGATGCCTGGATGCGCAACAATGGATTCCTGGACAGTCCGGCTGAAATCCGCGCCGGGTCATTGCGGTCGGATCGGTCACTGGTGTCCGTTTCGCCCGAGGATACGTTGGGTGTGGCTATTGATCGCATGGTGGAACACGGCATCTCCCAGATCCCGGTCCTGAACGGGGAAGACGTGGTAGGAAGTATGACGGAATCCGTCGTCCTCAATCGGCTCGTCAAGGACCCGCAGGCAAGAAATCATCCGGTTCGGGAGAACATGGGTGCTCCGCTCCCCGTAGTGGAGCCCGACCTCCCCTTGGAGGGCCTGACACGCCTCTTGAGTGAGGCACCGGGAGCCGTCATGCTCAGAACCGGGGACTCGTTCCAGATCATCACAAAGAGCGATCTGATTGAAGCACTTTCCAAACAATCGACCCCATGA
- a CDS encoding response regulator produces MIDPELLVATCDPTGLVLWRNRSWTRVMGSDDDLWSGLVETDRELARQNLQEAARGALVSHALFMVTRPMRDEPLPVLLHFIPVRSGSTWHVAISGEVLAEPETWTESQTERHRMETLGRMTMGMAHDFNNLLSGILGHLALWRAEDPEGASRAALHIGTMERAATDGAELIQKVQRYIRQESRSGFAPVDVSGLLLECIAFTRPYWFNEPRRNGIEITFDHNLPVLPSILGSAAELRDVMVNLILNAVHAMPDGGKLQLSAALDGERVRVDLKVTGLGMSPEVADRIFEPLFSTKGEKGTGMGLAVAAGIVREHDGEIRVETEPGAGSTFTLLLPLPVQQAPKESTLPASSRLEPGEEIHRTILVVDDEAMVRNVVTRLLELRGHTVLAASSGAEGMDVLERHPVDLVITDQGMPRMSGRELAHHIAIRHPELPVVLLTGDTDLNVNEAEIARVLTKPFKIDDLSKAIAELVTHTTS; encoded by the coding sequence ATGATCGACCCCGAACTACTCGTCGCCACGTGTGATCCGACGGGACTCGTACTTTGGCGAAACCGCAGCTGGACCCGTGTGATGGGTAGCGACGACGACCTGTGGTCCGGTCTCGTGGAAACCGATCGTGAATTGGCCCGACAGAATCTTCAGGAAGCCGCGCGCGGGGCACTCGTATCGCATGCCCTTTTCATGGTCACCCGACCCATGCGCGATGAGCCGCTGCCGGTCCTGCTGCATTTCATTCCCGTACGTTCCGGCAGCACCTGGCACGTCGCCATCAGCGGCGAAGTCCTGGCCGAGCCGGAAACCTGGACCGAGAGCCAGACCGAGCGCCACAGGATGGAGACGCTCGGCCGGATGACCATGGGAATGGCCCATGACTTCAACAACTTGCTGAGCGGGATCCTTGGACACCTCGCATTGTGGCGTGCAGAAGATCCCGAAGGCGCGTCGCGTGCTGCATTGCATATCGGCACCATGGAACGGGCGGCCACGGACGGTGCAGAACTCATCCAGAAAGTTCAGCGATACATCCGCCAGGAATCCCGGTCCGGATTTGCCCCGGTTGATGTCTCGGGGCTCCTCCTGGAATGCATTGCATTCACACGACCCTACTGGTTCAATGAGCCTCGCCGGAACGGCATCGAAATCACGTTCGATCACAACCTCCCGGTCCTTCCGTCCATTCTGGGTTCGGCAGCGGAATTGCGAGATGTCATGGTGAATCTCATCCTGAATGCCGTGCATGCCATGCCCGACGGTGGAAAGTTGCAGCTGTCGGCCGCCCTGGATGGAGAGCGGGTCCGCGTTGACCTCAAGGTTACCGGACTGGGCATGAGCCCGGAGGTCGCCGATCGCATTTTCGAACCGTTGTTCAGCACCAAAGGAGAAAAGGGAACGGGCATGGGTCTCGCCGTGGCCGCTGGCATAGTGCGGGAGCATGACGGGGAAATCCGGGTCGAAACCGAACCCGGTGCCGGGAGCACATTCACGTTGTTGCTCCCCCTCCCGGTTCAGCAAGCGCCAAAAGAAAGCACGCTTCCTGCCTCCTCCCGCCTTGAACCTGGCGAGGAAATCCATCGCACCATCCTGGTCGTTGACGACGAGGCCATGGTCCGGAATGTTGTAACCCGATTGCTCGAGCTCCGGGGACACACCGTGCTGGCCGCATCTTCCGGTGCCGAGGGCATGGATGTCCTTGAGCGACACCCCGTCGACCTGGTCATCACCGATCAGGGCATGCCAAGGATGAGCGGACGGGAGCTGGCCCATCATATTGCCATACGGCATCCCGAACTGCCGGTGGTACTCTTGACGGGGGACACGGATTTGAACGTGAATGAGGCGGAAATCGCCCGCGTACTGACAAAACCATTCAAGATCGATGACCTTTCAAAGGCCATCGCCGAATTGGTCACGCACACGACATCCTGA